Proteins encoded within one genomic window of bacterium:
- a CDS encoding OmpA family protein yields the protein VIIEAHTDNIKPKGYPSNWELSSERANAIFNYLAERGLSKKRFRVSSFADTKPAIPRDPSNPKNNRIDIVIILKP from the coding sequence GTAATTATTGAGGCACATACAGATAATATAAAACCAAAGGGCTATCCATCAAATTGGGAGCTTTCATCAGAAAGGGCAAATGCTATCTTTAACTACCTTGCAGAAAGGGGGCTTTCTAAAAAAAGGTTTAGGGTTTCTTCCTTTGCTGATACAAAACCCGCTATTCCAAGAGACCCATCAAACCCTAAAAACAATAGAATAGATATTGTTATAATATTAAAACCTTAA
- a CDS encoding UPF0175 family protein, producing MSVALKLDMPEGVFSALRKDPNEFKKELCLVAAVKWYEIGIVSQERASEIAGLNRADFIFSLFRFKVFPFQYTAEEIEKELYNAD from the coding sequence ATGTCAGTAGCATTGAAACTTGATATGCCAGAAGGCGTGTTCTCTGCTCTTCGCAAGGACCCGAATGAGTTTAAAAAAGAATTGTGTCTTGTGGCTGCGGTTAAGTGGTATGAAATAGGGATAGTTTCCCAGGAAAGGGCTTCTGAAATCGCAGGATTAAATCGGGCTGATTTTATTTTTTCCCTTTTTCGTTTTAAAGTATTTCCTTTCCAATACACAGCAGAAGAGATAGAAAAAGAATTGTATAATGCGGATTGA